Below is a window of Planococcus rifietoensis DNA.
AATATGCGCTTTTCCAAAGAACGGCACTAAATGATGCTCGCACATCGAATAGAACGGAATATCTTTAACCAATACGAGTTCTTCGTGATTTTCATGAAACACGGTGCGGAAATATTCTTTTGGGTCTTCCTTCAACCCCGCAAAAACTTCCGCATACATTTTCGCGACGCGTTTTGGGGTATCCTGTAGCCCTTCACGGCCCACATCTTCTCCGACTGCCTCCAAAATCATGCCGACAGCTTGCTCTATTTTATCCAGATCTACGTTATGGCTCTTCATATCTATCACATTGTTTCCTCCTGTAGAAAAATCACTCTATTTGGGGCAGCGGTTGAAAACAGCCATGGATCATTGCAGTTTCACGCGCCTATTTCTGCTGAGCCGAGAGACAACTCCGCTTTTCTCACCTGAATTGTAGCATTTACGGGGGGTATTGGCAAAAACGGGGCCGAAAAAAAGAATGGCCTTTGCGAGATTAGATCTCGCAAAAGCCATTCTATGTACAGTAGCCGAAGCTTATTTCACTGCGTCTTTAAGTGCTTTACCTGGCTTAAAGGCAGGAACCTTGCTTGCGGCGATCTCGATTTCAGCACCTGTTTGTGGGTTGCGTCCTTTACGGGCCGCGCGCTCACGAACTTCAAAGTTACCGAATCCGATCAATTGTACTTTGTCACCTTTAGTTAGAGCATCTTGAATCGCTTCAAATGCAGCGTCAACTGCTTTCGCAGCATCTTTACGAGAAAGTTCAGCCGCTTCTGCAACAGAGTTCACTAATTCTGTTTTGTTCATGCTATTCACCTCCTCTCAAAGGGGATGCTTGCCATCAATCCTGTAAAAAGAGTATCACAACGAAAATCGCATAGCAACAACAAATAGGCCGCATTTCAAAGAAAACCACCAAATACTCCCAATATTTTCAAAAACATGTGGATTTCGGGCAAATCCGTGCTGTATCAGGCTTTTTCATCGGTCAGAAAAATAGGTTCGCCATTTTCATCGATGGTGTACGGAAGCGAATATGCAGGCACTACGGGGCTGTTTTCGTAGAGGATAAAACGGATATCCTGCCCTTGCTCGAGTTCGCCTTCATAGTTTTGGATCGCTTCATACAAATCAATGGAATAATCGATATACACATCGCCTTGTCCAGTGATGACCATCGGCAGCATCTTGCCGCTGTATGGGCTTTCGACCATGGGCTCCTCATTGAAGCCCATTGCCTCGTGATTGAATTTATAGACATTATCGGCAATGATTTCAGAAATTGGTGCCCTTCCGCCATTCGCGCTCTTTCTGACATTGACAGAACGGATGCCTTCCGCTACCCGAAGGTCGACGAGCTTGACGGTCGGATTTTCCTCAACATCCATCAAGACATACTGGTAAATTCCGCCGACTTCAAACGCATTGCTCGGGATTTCAGCTGTAAAATCCGGCACAACTTTGGAAAAGTCGACAGGATACTTAATGAATTGATCGACGTCCATATCTCGCGTCTTGATCGGCAATAAGCCACCATTGGCCTCTTGGTAGCGTTCAACCGCTTGTTGCGCAGTGGCCAACTGATCTTCATAGGGAATCTGATTTTCCGCCCGCTCGCTGCTGGGATACGCACAAGCTGTAAGCAAGCTTGCCGTCAGCAGGACGAGCAGCAACGCTGTTGTTTTTTTCATTATGTCCATCCCCTCAGGCGCCACCGGTCGGTCCGCTGAATACAGTGAAAACCATAATAAAGAAGCCCAGGATCAGCAGAACGTACGCGATCAGCGCAAATAGAAATTTCAGGATGCCGTTTTGCAATTTGTACCGGCTCAAATAAATCATTCCCATGGAAATGATCAAAAAAGCGATGCCTGCAAAAGATACCCACATTTTATCCAAAGAACTCATGAATAAGCCGCCTTTCGTGGAGTTTCAGTCCATAGTATAGCATAAAAAAAGAAGGGGCAGCAGCAAGCAGCCCCTCCGTTTGTGACAATTACAGCAAGTCGATTAAATCTTCCATCTCATTTTTCTTCATGCGTCCCATCAACTCTTCCACGGCATTCTCCGGCTTGACGCCTTCAAACAACACCGCATACAAGGCTTCCGTTATCGGCATGGGCACTTTGTACTCAGCGGCCAATTGATGGGCAGCTTTCGTAGTCCGGATCCCTTCGACGACCATGCCCATCTCGTCCAACACCTCTTCGACATTTTTGCCTTTGCCGAGCATATTGCCAGCCCGCCAGTTGCGCGAATGGACGCTTGTGCATGTAACAATCAAGTCGCCGACGCCCGATAAGCCCGAGAAGGTCAGCGGCGTTGCGCCCATCTTGACGCCGAGGCGTGCAATTTCAGCAAGGCCGCGCGTCATGATCGCAGCTTTCGCATTATCGCCATAGCCTAGGCCATCTGTAATTCCGACCGCTAAAGCAATGATATTCTTTAATGCCCCGCCAATTTCCACTCCGATGACATCGGTATTCGTGTAGACACGGAAATAGGAGTTCATGAACAGATCCTGGACACGGTTTGCCGCTTGCGTATTTTCACATGCTGCGGTGACCGTTGTCGGATGCTCCTGGACAACTTCTTCTGCATGGCTTGGCCCAGATAAAATAACGACTTCCTCGATCAGATCAGCGGGGATTTCTTCGCGGATCATCTCGCTGATGCGTTTGAGTGAATCCGGTTCGATGCCTTTAGAAACATGGACGAACAAGCCTTTTTTCGTCATCCGTTCACGAATATCCCGTGAAACTTCACGAATGGCTTTTGTGGGTACGGCCAATACGAAAATATCGGCGTGCGCCACCGCTTCATCGAGATTTGCTGTCGCTTTCAATGAATCCGGCAAGCGCACCCCTTTCAAATAGCGTTCGTTCGAATGCTGATTGATCTCATCCGACTGGTCTTGGCGATGGGTCCATAATAGAAGATCATGGCCGTTTTGCGCTAGTACATAACTAAGCGCTGTTCCCCAACTCCCTGCACCAAATACAGTAACTTTTTCCATCTTTATCTCTCCTTTATCCTGCTTTAGCAGAAAACCAAACTCCCACCTCTTCAAGTGGGAGCCATGATATTCCGTAAAGTCCGATTGGATCAATTAACATCAGCAGGAAAGTGAAAACACCCGCTGCTTGTATTTAAGTACGTGCACGCGTAATCAAACGCAGCGGCGTGCCTTCGAAATCAAAGCTTTCCCGGATGCGGTTCTGCAAGAAGCGTTCGTAACTGAAGTGCATCATTTCCGGTTCGTTGACGAACACAACGAAAGTCGGCGGCTTGACTGCCACTTGCGTCACATAATAAAGACGCAGGCGTCGCCCTTTATCAGACGGAGCTGGGTTCATCGCCACAGCATCTTCGATCACTTCATTAAGAATGCTCGACTGAATGCGGCGTGAATGGTTGTCATTGACACGGTTTATGATGTCGAGAATGTTGTGCACACGTTGTCCGCTGACTGCAGAAACGAAAATAATCGGGGCATAATCCAAGAACAGGAAATGTTCGCGGATTTGCTGCGTGAATTTGTTCAAGGTTTTGTCGTCTTTTTTCACAGCATCCCACTTATTGACGACGATAACGATCGCTTTTCCTGCTTCGTGAGCATATCCGGCAATTTTCTTGTCTTGTTCCTGGATGCCTTCTTCTGCATTCAAGACGACCAGAACAACGTCTGAACGTTCAATCGCGCGCAAAGCGCGAAGCACGCTGTATTTTTCAGTGCTTTCATAGACTTTCCCTTTTTTGCGCATGCCGGCCGTATCGATGATGACATACGGCTGTTCATCGTATTCATATTGCGTATCGACAGCGTCGCGTGTCGTTCCTGCCACTTCGCTGACAATGACGCGGTCTTCGCCAAGGAATGAGTTGACCAATGAAGATTTCCCGACATTCGGGCGCCCGATCAATGAAAACTTGATGACATTGTCTGGATATTCCTCTTCGTCCTCTTTCGGGAAGTGCTTCGCCACTTCATCCAAAAGGTCGCCCAAGCCAAGCCCGTGCGATCCGGAAACCGGGTAAGGTTCGCCGATTCCAAGGGAATAGAAATCGTAAATCATGTGGCGCATATCGGGATTGTCAATTTTATTGACAGCCAGCACCACAGGTTTTTTCGTACGGTACAGGATTCTCGCTACTTGCTCGTCCTGTTCTGTCACTCCGTCACGCCCGTTGACGAGAAAGATGATGACATCCGCTTCATCCATCGCCACTTCTGCCTGGCTGCGGATCTGTTCAAGGAACGGCTCGTCGCTAAGGTCGATGCCTCCTGTATCAATGATATTGAATTCGTGCGTCAGCCAATCTGCCGAGCTGTAGATGCGGTCACGCGTAACCCCTGGAATATCTTCCACGATGGAGACACGTTCTCCTACCACGCGATTAAAAATCGTGGATTTCCCTACATTCGGCCGGCCAACAATTGCTACTACCGGTTTTGACATAATTAATTCATCCTTCCACTTCTGATAAGCCTATTATACACGAAAAAGAGGATGGCATCTGAATAATGTCCATCCCCTTAAATTGTCCAATATTCAGTTTTTCAAAGGAACTGCAAAATGTTCCGTCTCAAAGCCTCTTTGCTTCAAATGGGAAAGCAATTCCCCGTTGATGACAGCAGGGGCGGAGCGGATATCTTCAATTGTACAGGCCCCGAGTGCGGTCATCAGCATGCGCACATCTTCATGTAGCCCATTGATCTCGTCGATCAAGCCCGCCTCTCCAAGGCTTACTGCATGCTTCAGGAAACTGCCTGCAATGCCGGCAGCATCTGCACCGAGCCGCAATGCCCGGACCACGTCTCCTGCATCTTGAAGCCCGCCTGAGGCCAATACGGTGCGGCTGAAGCCATTTCTGCATTCAACGATTGCAGCAGCTGTCGGGATGCCCCAGTCCTCGAAATAAGCCAGCTTGCGTTTTCTGCGTTCATTTTCGATACTCGCAAAATTGGTGCCGCCGAAGCCACTCGCATCGATCGCCGCTACTTGGGTGTTGTCGAGCGCTACTGCAGTTTCCTGTGAAATGCCAAAGCCGGTTTCTTTGACGATAACCGGCACATGTAATGCTTCTGCTATCCTGGCGATGCGATCAAGCGCCCCGCGAAACTGTCGGTCGCCTTCTGGCATCGTTAATTCCTGGACGACATTCAAGTGGATTTGCAGCGCATCCGCTTCGATCATCTCGACCGCTTCGAGCGCCTGCTCAACAGTCGCTTCGCTCCCGAGATTGCCGAAGATGGTTCCGTTCGGATTTTCTTTCCGGACGATTTGATAGCTTTCGCGCTCCTGCTTGTCTTTCAGCGCGGCCATTTGTGAACCGACCGCCATGGCGATTCCCGTTTCTTTTGCAGCCCGCGCAAGCATCGCATTCAGCTGCAGCGTTTCAGAACCACCGCCTCCGGTCATGGCATTAATAAAAACAGGTGATTTTAGTTTCAAATCACCTGTTTTGGGTTCCAACGATACATCAGCGACGCCGATTCCCGGCAGCGCCTGGTGGACAAAACGGACGCAGTCGAGCCAAGTAGCCCGGCATTGCCCGGTGGACAATGCGTAATTGATATGATCCATCTTTCTTTTTGCCCGTGACATTTATTCGGATTTGAACCCTTTTAATTTATCTCCGATGACATCACTAATCGAGAATCCAGATGCTTCTTCCGGCATATCGTATTGTGAGAAATCCTGTTCCGCTTCTTTTTCCTGAAGCTCTTTGATGCTGAGGGACAAGCGCTTGTCTTCTTTATTGACTTCCAGCACTTTCACTTCAACTTCCTGGCCTTCCTGAAGCACTTCATGAGGCGTAGCGATGTGCTTATGCGCGATTTGGGAGATGTGCACAAGTCCCTCTACTCCCGGGAGCACTTCAACAAACGCGCCGTAGCTGACAAGGCGTTTCACTGTCCCTTGATGAACAGAGCCTTTCGGTGCTTTCTCATCGATAGCATCCCATGGTCCAGGCAAAGTATCCTTGATCGACAGCGAAATGCGTTCAGAGTCGCGGTCAACAGAAAGAACTTTGACTTTCACTTCCTGGCCTTCCGTCACAACGTCCGACACTTTGTCGACATGCTCGTGTGACAATTGGGAAATATGGACAAGCCCATCCACTCCACCGATATCGACGAAGGCACCGAATGATGCGATGCGCTGAACTTTGCCATCAAGCACGTCTCCTGCATTGATCGAATCCATCACTTGTTCTTTCTTGGATTCTTTCTCGCCTTCCACGACAGCGCGGTGGGAGAGGATCAAGCGGTTGTTCTCTTTTTCCATTTCAACAATCTTAAAGGTCATGACGCGGCCTTTATAATCCTCAAAAGATTCGACGAAATAATCTTCAACAAGTGAAGCCGGCACAAAACCGCGCACGCCAAGGTCAATGACCAAGCCGCCTTTGACGACATCCTTCACTTCCGCTTCGATGATTTCGCCAGATTCGAATTTCTTCTCGAGATCGTCCCAAGCGGATTCGGCATCGACTTTGCGTTTCGACAACACAAAGTTCTCATCTTCCACTTTGGTGATGATCAATTCAAGCTCGTCTCCTTCTTGGACCGAGTCTGAAGCTTTTTCGATATGGAGGCTCGATAACTCGCTGATCGGGATGATCCCGTCGAACGGCGCTCCATCAATTGTCACCGTCACCGCTTTTTCCTCGATTTTGGCGACTATTCCTTTTACGCGATCTCCTGTTTGGAAGTCACGGTTTTCCATCAAATTCATATCCTCTGACATAAGTAGCCCTCCTTCACAAACTATCCATCTTCTATTTTATTCGAATTCTCTAATAAAAACAAAAATAATCACTTATTTTCAGCGTTTTCATCCAGAATTTTTTGAATACTGGCCATGATGGCTTCTGTCACTTCTTCTGCGGAAGCTTTTCGTTCGCGATAAGGGTCCATCAAAATCGGATCGCCGTAAACTACTTTCACTTTGCCAAATGGCTTATACGGCCCGATAATGGCACACGGCATGACGTCTGCATTGCCGCGAAGTGCAAAGAACCCGGCGCCGCTCAAACCTTTTTTCAATACACCATCAGTCGAACGTGTGCCTTCTGGAAACAGCCCGACGACTTCCCCGCCTTTCAGCAATTTCAACGCCGTCCGCAGCGCTTCCCTGTCGCTCATCCCGCGCTTCACCGGAAAGGCATTGACCTTCGGCAGGATCGAACCGAGCACAGGTGCTTTGAACAATTCTTCTTTCGCCATGAAATGAACGGTTCTCGGCGCGGTCATGCCGACTACTGGCGGGTCGAGTGCATGGATGTGGTTACTGCAAAGAAGCACTCCGCCTGTTTTCGGGAACTTTTCAGTGCCGCTGACCTGGAAACGGTATAGTGGGCTCAGCGCAGTCTTTACGAGCGTTTTCCCTACTGCATACAAATTCATGATGCCATCAGCCTCTCTTCCGCTAATTTCAAGATGGCTTCCGCCGCTTCTGTAATCGTTAAAGGAGTGGTGTCTAGAAACACAGCATCATGTGCTTGCTTTAAAGGCGCCACTTCGCGCTCGGAATCCATCTTGTCACGCATGGCGATTTCCTCCTGCAGCTCGACAAGCGGTGTCAGGATATCGCGTTTTTTATTTTCCTCGAAGCGGCGTCTTGCGCGTTCTTCGACTGTCGCGGACATAAATACTTTAAGTGCAGCGCTTGGCAAGACATGTGTGCCGATGTCACGGCCATCCATGACGACGCCTCGGTCTTCCGCCAGCTTTTGCTGCAGCTCGACCATGCGCTTTCTGACCAGCTCATGGGCAGCCATTTCCGATACTGCCTTTGTCACGTATTGGGAACGGATCGCTTCCGAAACATCTTCTCCGTCAAGCAGCACCTTTTGCCCGCCTTCTACAGGGATCAAATCGATTTCAGTCGCCGTGAGCAAAGCCCCGGCTTCCTCATTGCTCGCCAGGTTGATGCCTGCGTTCAATGCCTTCAACGTGATGGCGCGGTACATCGCGCCAGTGTCGATATAAATATAGCCTAATTTTTCTGCCACTATTTTAGCGATCGTGCTCTTGCCCGCAGCAGCCGGACCGTCGATCGCGATTTGTATAGCTTTCGTCAAAACTGTCACCTCATCTTATGTAATGATTTCATTTTATCACAATATCCTAAAGGTTTCGGGCAAAATCAAAGCGTCCGCTGAATAGTTCCGAAGCCAAAGCAGTATAAAAAGAAAAAGCCCCGCAGTGCAAGGCTTTTGGTTTAATCGATTGGGGTGTGCTTGTGATAATGGCTGACCGATAATTGGTGAGCTTGGCGTACTTTCCGTAAACCGAACCACCATAAGAACAGCATGAATGGGACGGCGCCGTACAATAGATTATCGTAGGCATAGAGAGAAGCATTATAGGCGATGTGCAAAAGCGCCCCAGCAAATAGAGCTGCCACAAGCCACCATTTGCTTTCTCTTTTTTCGGTGAATTTCGCTTTCCCGAAATAAAAACCCATGACCACTCCAAATAAGGCATGGCTCGATACAGGAAGAAATGCCCTTAGAAAAGCAGCCCCTAGCCCGAACTCCAGTAGATACAAAATATTTTCGACTGTGGCGAACCCGAGAGATAAACTCGCGCCGTATAAAATTCCATCATACGGGTCTTCAAAATCGATATGGCGAAATACTGCCGCGAGAAGGACGATCCATTTGAAAAACTCTTCCAATAAACTCGAGAATAAGACGGACTTCACGAAGGTATTCTGGAAGACATTTTCGGCTTCAAACACATATTGGATAAACAGTATCGGGAATGTAAGAAGAGCGCCGTATAAAAAGCAGTGGAAGATCAGTTTCGACGGTTCTCCTGCAAATTGATCACGCAAATAAAAATAACTGAACAATGCGAGCCCGGGCGCAATAGCCACCGTCAACAGCTCTAACATAAGACGCCCTCCTTCATTCCATTCAGCCGGTGCTGTTAAATTTCAAATGCTTCCTTGTCGATCGGTTCATTGCCAGACAGCAGGATTGCCAGCTTGATGCGCGCTTTCTTGCTATCGTAATCACTTCCCAAAATAACGCCGCGCGTCAGCAAATCGTGTGCACTGCCTGGATAGCTGTATGCTGGATAGGCATTGCCTTCTTCGGCGCTCGTTGTCAACACGACGGTAATGCCGGATTTCACGGCGCGCTCAACCGCTTCCACCATGTGGGGGGAAATTTGACCGCGGCCAGCCGCTTCTAGGACGATGCCTTTCGACCCACTTTCAGCCAGCATATCGACAATCGACCCTCCCTGGCCTGAATAGCATTTGACGATATCGACAGTCGGCATACCGCCAGGCACCCGGTGCACCTCACGCAGCACCGGCTTTTGATAGATGCGGACCTTATCGTTATCGATGATGCCCAAATAGCCATGGCCGAATGAATCAAAGCCCTGTAAATTGCTGGCATGCACTTTCTTGACGTATTTCGCGCTGTAGATCCGCTCATTGAAGACGACGACCGTCCCAACGCCTTTGATCACCGGATCGACAGCAACGTAAATCGAGTTGCGTAAATTGGAGTAAACATCCGTCCCGACTGCTTCTGGCGCACGCTGGCTTCCCGTCACTACGACCGTCCGTTCATCGCCAACAGTCAAGTCCAGGAAATAGGCGGTTTCTTCCAATGTATCAGTGCCATGTGTAACGACGACGCCCTCTACTTCTGGATCTTCCAATTCTTTCACAATCGCTTCCTTGACGATGTTCATTTCATCGAAGCCGATGTGCATGCTTGGCAATTGATAAACATCGATCACTTTCACTTCGATCTCAGACGGCAATTGGCAAAGTTCCGCCAGGTCTTTTCCCGAAATGGCACCGGATTTCAGCAAACCGTCGTCGGAAATGGCTTTACTTGCAATGGTGCCCCCTGTCGTAATTAGCGATACTTTCTTTTTCATAATGCACCTCTTTTAAATAATCTAGTCTGTTGAATTTCTCAGCGCCTGCTTTTCCGCAATCGCCGCTGCGATTTGCCGGCCATGAAAACGGCCATTCTCGATAAAGATTTCATTGGCATTGTTCCCTGCCGCGATGACGCCAGCGATAAATAGATCCTCGACATTGGTCTCCATCGTTTCTTCATGGAAAGATGGCCTGCCGCTTGCCGCATCGATGTCGATTCCCATCTGACGGAGGAATTGGTGATCCGGATGATAGCCGATCATGGCGAAGACAAAATCATTCGCGAAGGTTTCTTTCGTATCGTTGACTGTCAGTTCCACTTCATCTTCACGGATTTCATCGACGATTGAGTCGAACAGCATAGTAATTTCGCCTTGGCGCACGAGCCCATCGAACTCCGGTAAAATCCAGGGCTTGACACTTTTCGAATAGCTGGTGCCGTGATAGGACACAGTCACCCGGCTGCCGGCTTTATGCAGTTCAAGCGCTGCGTCTACTGCCGAATTTTTGCCGCCGATCACCAACACGTCACGGTCGAAATAAGGATGCCCTTCCTTGAAATAATGCATCACTTTCGGCAAGTCCGCACCGGGCACTGAGAGCTTGTTTGGATGGTCATAATAGCCTGTCGCCACTACGACATATGTTGCCTTATAGTCATTTTTCGTTGTCTTCACAAGAAAACCGTCCGATTGTTCGATCGATAACGCCGTTTCGAAAGCCCGCACATCCAGCTCGTGCCGCTTCACCACTTCACGGTAATAGACTAGTGCTTGATTGCGCTTTGGCTTTCGGTCTTCGGTAATGAACGGCACATCCCCGATCGATAATTTTTCGCTGCTGCTGAAAAACGTCTGGTGCGTCGGGTAATGATAGATTGCATTGACGATATTCCCTTTTTCGAGAATGATAGGGTGCAGGCCCATTCTCTGTATTTCGATGGCGGCCGATAAACCGCACGGCCCGCCTCCTATGATGATGACATCTGCATGTTCCATTTCAACCACTCCTGTAATAATGTCCATATCCATCTTAGCCGATTGAAGAGCTTTGTGCCAAATGCTTCATGCCCGGTGCAGGATGAATTTCAAGGACATGGTATTGCGCTTTCGCGCCAAACCTTAACGGCAACGTAGTCGTACCGAATCCGTTGCTGACAAGTTCGGTAATTCCATCTGTAATCCTCAAAGAACCCTGTTCGAATATCCCGAATCGCCCCAACCTGATCTGACCTCCGTGGGTATGGCCGGCAATCATCAAGCTGACTGGATAATGTTGTTTTACGTGTTTGAAGACAAAAGGCGTATGGGAGATGAAAATGACAGAATCTCTTTCTCCGACAGTGCGGAAAGCATCTTCTACACTGTGTTCCCGAAAAGCAAAATAATCGATTCCTGTTAATTTTAGTTTATCATTTCCGAACAATTCAACAGTTTCATCATCAAGAATAGTGGCGCCTTGTTCTTCGAGCAACGCCCTCAATCGTTGTTCGCCGATTTCCCTGTCGTTGTTTCCAAATACGTAATAAACCGGAGCAAGTTCAGTTAGAATCCGTAAGTTTTCACGGATGCGTTGTTCTGGGACCCCGCGTTCGACAAAATCACCGCCGATGACGATGAGATCCACTGGATCGTTGAATATATCACGCCGAAGCTTACGCCGGTGAACATCGGAGATAAAAAGCAACTTAAAAGGAGAAAACCTAGCCTCTCCCGACAAGCGGACGATTGCCGTTTCCTTGTTTTCGCTGTGGGCGGCACGGAACATCCATGCCAGTATAGCCAAGCCCGCTAATCCAATCCGTAAAATCCATTTCATCGTGTACATCCTTTCCGAAGCAACAAAAAAACATAAGCTGCGCTTATGTTTTCCTGTTCAAGCCGCTATTCAATCTTCAGTGATATCAAGAATACGGAAGCCTGATTTTTCCAGTTCCTTCGTGAACTTGTCGATATTGTTCTTTTTCTTCACTTTAAGGACGATGCGGCGCACCATTTTATCGGTTTCATCGAATGTAACGAGTGAAACGACGGATTCCTTATGTTTTTCGATGATTTCACCAAGTCGGCCAATGCGGCCTTCTGATTCTACCGA
It encodes the following:
- a CDS encoding metallophosphoesterase codes for the protein MKWILRIGLAGLAILAWMFRAAHSENKETAIVRLSGEARFSPFKLLFISDVHRRKLRRDIFNDPVDLIVIGGDFVERGVPEQRIRENLRILTELAPVYYVFGNNDREIGEQRLRALLEEQGATILDDETVELFGNDKLKLTGIDYFAFREHSVEDAFRTVGERDSVIFISHTPFVFKHVKQHYPVSLMIAGHTHGGQIRLGRFGIFEQGSLRITDGITELVSNGFGTTTLPLRFGAKAQYHVLEIHPAPGMKHLAQSSSIG